From a region of the Narcine bancroftii isolate sNarBan1 chromosome 5, sNarBan1.hap1, whole genome shotgun sequence genome:
- the LOC138764596 gene encoding uncharacterized protein: protein MIFSSKQYEPAFSFICLGKQNPSVTSPQHSSKLLQKDRVCDPASMVTSRLPCCTARQHSPQRLAPLHRACAISPQCIPGQVDRGFVDGRTMPVKGVRDRPGTAAATHPPPLPGSPVPPGGPVLRLGRGFEEPPQLPERRPGGERGALRVSGEGVTPVHYGPVSLLRLRQRLHQLLQPADAPVRRGPSFAPSAGRASPSPRSCG from the exons atgattttctccagcaaacaatacgAGCCAGcattttctttcatctgtttaggtaaacaaaacccgtCAGTGACCTCTCCCCAGCACTCTTCAAAACTCCTGCAAAAAG ACAGAGTCTGCGATCCGGCTTCAATGGTGACCTCTCGACTCCCATGCTGCACCGCGCGTCAGCATTCGCCCCAGCGCTTGGCGCCCTTGCACCGCGCATGTGCGATTTCCCCGCAGTGCATCCCGGGCCAGGTCGATCGCGGCTTCGTGGACGGGCGAACGATGCCGGTGAAGGGGGTCCGCGACCGTCCCGGGACGGCGgccgccacccaccccccccccctccccggttcTCCAGTCCCACCCGGAGGGCCGGTGCTTCGGCTCGGGCGTGGATTTGAGGAGCCGCCCCAGCTGCCGGAGCGTCGGCCGGGCGGTGAAAGGGGGGCCTTGAGGGTGTCTGGGGAAGGAGTCACCCCCGTCCATTATGGACCCGTTTCACTGCTCCGACTGCGGCAAAGGCTTCATCAACTCCTCCAGCCTGCTGACGCACCGGTGAGAAGAGGCCCTTCGTTTGCCCCCAGTGCGGGCAGGGCTTCACCCAGTCCACGCAGCTGCGGATGA